A region from the Rosa rugosa chromosome 6, drRosRugo1.1, whole genome shotgun sequence genome encodes:
- the LOC133715555 gene encoding probable glutathione S-transferase: protein MEVVKLFRTWSSPFALRIVWALKLKDVQYDTIFEDLSNKSPLLLQYNPVHKKVPVIVHNGKSVAESFVILEYIEESWKENPLLSEDPHERAAARFWAKFGDEKVLPSIWEAFNSEGKEQEEGIVKAKENLKYLEEELKGKKFFGGEHIGFADIALGWLAEYENVFEEVTSMKVIAEDEFPLLSEWKRTFADAPIIKENWPPRDKLVTKFQALREANLLKKVPK from the exons ATGGAAGTAGTCAAGCTCTTCAGAACATGGTCAAGCCCTTTTGCTTTGAGAATAGTCTGGGCACTGAAGCTCAAAGATGTCCAATATGATACCATCTTTGAAGATCTCTCAAACAAAAGCCCTTTGCTTCTTCAATACAACCCTGTTCATAAGAAGGTTCCAGTGATTGTGCACAATGGAAAATCAGTTGCTGAATCATTTGTGATCCTTGAATACATTGAAGAATCATGGAAAGAGAACCCTTTGCTATCCGAAGATCCTCACGAAAGAGCCGCTGCACGCTTTTGGGCAAAATTTGGTGATGAAAAG GTTTTGCCATCTATTTGGGAAGCCTTTAACAGTGAAGGGAAAGAGCAAGAGGAAGGTATTGTGAAGGCGAAGGAGAACTTGAAGTACTTGGAAGAGGAGCTAAAGGGGAAGAAATTCTTTGGGGGAGAGCATATTGGATTTGCAGATATTGCACTTGGATGGCTTGCAGAATATGAGAATGTGTTTGAAGAGGTAACTAGCATGAAAGTGATTGCAGAAGATGAGTTTCCATTGTTATCAGAatggaaaaggacttttgcagATGCTCCTATAATCAAAGAGAATTGGCCTCCCAGAGACAAACTTGTCACCAAATTTCAGGCTCTCCGAGAGGCCAACCTCTTGAAAAAGGTACCTAAATGA